A genomic window from Montipora capricornis isolate CH-2021 chromosome 8, ASM3666992v2, whole genome shotgun sequence includes:
- the LOC138059219 gene encoding CD151 antigen-like: MKGRNEGFCNIVCMKTLFFVFNFIFWLAGIGILAVGIWIMVFKSDYKSILDSDMYVIVPGLMIAAGGVVIIVAVVGCLGAVKENRFFLISFLVMVTLIFALELTIGILAWVYSSKINEEIQTTIKDKIDQQYGVNADVTISIDKLQRENKCCGDTGGKSWNNTAWQRDQQSQGKNNIVPDSCCKTETAGCGKRDHPSNINDKGCLTQVEEFFRHHFTLLAIVGIGAACIQLIGIFVTVCVLRFVEEY, encoded by the exons ATGAAAGGCAGAAACGAAGGATTTTGTAATATTGTCTGCATGAAGACGTTGTTTTTCGtctttaatttcatattttGG CTTGCTGGAATAGGAATTTTGGCTGTTGGTATATGGATCATGGTGTTCAAAAGTGACTACAAAAGTATACTGGACAGTGATATGTATGTGATAGTGCCTGGCCTTATGATTGCAGCGGGAGGTGTGGTCATCATAGTTGCTGTGGTTGGTTGTTTGGGAGCTGTAAAGGAAAACCGTTTCTTCTTGATATCT TTTCTGGTCATGGTGACCCTGATTTTTGCACTTGAGCTTACGATTGGCATTCTGGCATGGGTGTACTCAAGCAag ATTAACGAGGAGATACAAACCACGATAAAGGACAAAATTGACCAACAGTATGGAGTCAATGCTGATGTCACAATTTCTATTGACAAGTTGCAAAGAGAG AACAAATGTTGCGGTGATACTGGAGGCAAAAGCTGGAATAACACTGCTTGGCAAAGAGATCAGCAAAgtcaaggaaaaaataacattGTTCCAGATTCCTGTTGCAAAACAGAAACAGCTGGTTGTGGGAAGAGGGACCATCCATCAAATATTAATGATAAG GGATGTTTAACCCAAGTGGAAGAATTCTTTCGTCATCACTTTACTCTCCTTGCAATCGTTGGCATAGGAGCTGCTTGTATCCAG TTGATTGGTATTTTCGTAACCGTTTGCGTTCTTCGTTTCGTGGAGGaatattaa